CGACGGTCGGCTCCTTGCCCGCCTTCTCCGCCGCCGCCGCTTCCTTGGCGGGCACGATGGTGAAGACGACCTTCTCCCCGGGCTGGTGCCGGGTGACCAGCCCGGCCACGTCGCCCGGCTCCTCGACGGCGGTGCCGTCCACCGCGCGGATCACGTCCCCGGCGTGCAGCCGGTCCTGGGCCGGGGTGTCCTTGACGACGGTCGAGACGACGACCTGCGAGCTGACCGGGATCTTGAGCTGCCTCAGCGCGGCCACCTTCGCGCTCTCCTGCGACTGGCTGAACTCCTCCGCGTTCTCCTGCGTCGACTGCTCCTCCGTCTGCCCGTCCGGATAGAGCGTCTCGTGCGGGACGACCACCTGGTCGTGGGCGAGCCAGCCGTACACCGTCTCCACGAGGTTCATCCGGTAGTCGGCCCCCGTGACCCGGACCGTGGTCATATTGAGATGGCCACCGGTGGGGTAGGTCTTGCGGCCGGAGATCCGGAGAACCGGTTCGTCTCCCGCCTTGCCGAGCGTGTTCACCGTCGGCCCCGGCGACATCTCCGCGTACGGCACCGGGATGAGTACCCCGGCGCACAGCAACGCGATGAAGATCAGGGTGGAGGCGAGCATCGTCGCGGTGCGGCGTGGCATGGAACGACAGTACGGGACACGGCCCTGCACGCACTGTCGGGGCCGGTCCGTCCGGGTCCGGCCCGCGGCCCGCGCACGACGGCGGCGGCCGTGCGGCCGTCCGCCCGCTACTTGCCCGGGGAACCGCCCGAGGCGGCCTTCTCCATCGCGTCCCGGAACCGCGCGTAACCGGCCAGCTCGGCGACATCGCCGGTCGTCCGGTTCCGTGAGGCCCAGCCTCCCCATATCGCCGCACCGACAACAGCGAAGAGCGGAATCAACAACCAGGCGAGCGCTGCCATCGCGACCTCCCTACCCCATGACATCCGCAACTGAGTGATCAGCAGATTAGTCATCTGCCAGTTCAACGCTCAGGGCAGGGGGGCGGTTACGCAAATCGGGGCGCATGGCACTCCAGCGGGTTTCAGCCCCCCTCGTCCCTCGAACGACGGCGCCCCCGCTGAGAGCGCCACCCGACCACCGCCCCACACCGGGGGCGCTACGCGCCCACCCAGTCTTCGGTGCCGTCCGCGAACGTCTGGTGCTTCCAGATCGGGACCTCGTGCTTGAGGGTGTCTATGAGCTGTCGGCAGGCGTCGAAGGCGTCACTCCGGTGGGCGCAGGCCACCGCGACGACGACCGCCAGGTCGCCGACCTTCAGATCACCCACCCGGTGGACCGCCGCCAGCGCCCGGACCGGGTATTTCACAGTGATCTCCGCGGCCGTCCGGCGCAGCTCCGCCTCGGCCGTCGGATGGCACGAATAGCCGAGCCCCGTCACCGCGGCCCCACCGTCGTGGT
The nucleotide sequence above comes from Streptomyces clavuligerus. Encoded proteins:
- a CDS encoding molybdenum cofactor biosynthesis protein MoaE; translated protein: MGITDDHPGERTGPDPIRLVAIRDTPLSLDEVFAAVGDEAAGGTALFVGTVRDHDGGAAVTGLGYSCHPTAEAELRRTAAEITVKYPVRALAAVHRVGDLKVGDLAVVVAVACAHRSDAFDACRQLIDTLKHEVPIWKHQTFADGTEDWVGA
- a CDS encoding YlbL family protein; this translates as MPRRTATMLASTLIFIALLCAGVLIPVPYAEMSPGPTVNTLGKAGDEPVLRISGRKTYPTGGHLNMTTVRVTGADYRMNLVETVYGWLAHDQVVVPHETLYPDGQTEEQSTQENAEEFSQSQESAKVAALRQLKIPVSSQVVVSTVVKDTPAQDRLHAGDVIRAVDGTAVEEPGDVAGLVTRHQPGEKVVFTIVPAKEAAAAEKAGKEPTVVDEVTITTARSPESGKAIVGIQAGLDHTFPFTIDIHLADVGGPSAGLMFALGIVDKLTPGDLTGGEFIAGTGTIDDDGKVGPIGGIEMKLVGARNAGAEYFLVPKANCAAAAADIPKGLTLVKVDTIADATASLEKIKAGRTGELPACTKG